A genome region from Jeongeupia sp. HS-3 includes the following:
- the rpsA gene encoding 30S ribosomal protein S1, whose protein sequence is MESFAALFEESLQNQEMRSGEVITAEVVGIDHNFVTVNAGLKSESLIPVEEFKNDNGELDVQIGDFVAVAIDSLENGYGETKLSREKAKRLAAWIELEDTLEKGLVMTGVISGKVKGGLTVMVNGLRAFLPGSLVDIRPVKDTTPYEGKEIEFKVIKLDRKRNNVVVSRRAVLEESLGEERQKLMETLREGAVIKGIVKNITDYGAFVDLGGIDGLLHITDLAWRRVKHPSEVLAVGDEIEAKVLKFDQEKNRVSLGLKQLGDDPWVGLSRRYPSGTRLFGKVTNLTDYGAFVEIEQGIEGLVHVSEMDWTNKNVHPSKVVSLGDEVEVMILDIDEEKRRISLGMKQCMSNPWDEFAQNFKKGDKLQGAIKSITDFGVFVGLPGGIDGLVHLSDLSWHATGEEAVRNFKKGDEVEAVVLSIDVDKERISLGIKQLEGDPFNNYVSTSDKGAIVRGTVKSLDAKGAVIGLTDEVEGYLRATEVSRDRVEDIRTVLKEGDEVEAMIINVDRKNRSINLSIKSKDMGEEKSAMSQLSADASAGTTNLGALLKAKLSGSQE, encoded by the coding sequence ATGGAGAGCTTTGCCGCCCTGTTTGAAGAAAGCCTTCAAAACCAGGAAATGCGCTCCGGTGAAGTCATCACCGCCGAAGTTGTTGGTATCGACCACAACTTCGTGACCGTCAATGCCGGCCTCAAGTCGGAATCCCTGATTCCGGTTGAAGAATTCAAGAATGACAACGGCGAGCTCGACGTCCAGATCGGCGATTTCGTCGCTGTGGCGATCGACAGCCTGGAAAACGGCTACGGCGAAACCAAGCTCTCCCGCGAAAAGGCCAAGCGCCTGGCTGCGTGGATCGAGCTGGAAGATACCCTCGAGAAGGGTCTCGTCATGACCGGCGTCATCTCGGGCAAGGTCAAGGGCGGTCTGACTGTCATGGTCAACGGCCTGCGCGCTTTCCTGCCGGGTTCGCTTGTCGACATCCGTCCGGTGAAAGACACCACCCCGTACGAAGGCAAGGAAATCGAGTTCAAGGTTATCAAGCTCGATCGCAAGCGTAACAACGTGGTTGTTTCGCGTCGCGCCGTGCTGGAAGAGTCGCTGGGCGAAGAGCGTCAAAAGCTCATGGAAACCCTGCGCGAAGGCGCTGTCATCAAGGGTATCGTCAAGAACATCACCGACTACGGCGCATTCGTCGACCTCGGCGGTATCGATGGCCTGCTGCACATCACCGACCTGGCATGGCGTCGTGTCAAGCACCCGTCGGAAGTGCTGGCGGTTGGCGACGAAATCGAAGCCAAGGTCCTCAAGTTCGATCAAGAAAAGAACCGTGTCTCGCTCGGCCTCAAGCAACTCGGCGATGATCCGTGGGTTGGCCTGTCGCGCCGCTACCCGTCGGGCACCCGCCTGTTCGGCAAGGTCACCAACCTGACCGACTACGGTGCATTCGTTGAAATCGAACAAGGCATCGAAGGTCTGGTACACGTGTCCGAAATGGATTGGACCAACAAGAACGTTCACCCGTCGAAGGTTGTTTCGCTGGGCGACGAAGTTGAAGTCATGATCCTTGATATCGACGAAGAAAAGCGTCGCATCTCGCTGGGCATGAAGCAGTGCATGTCCAACCCGTGGGACGAGTTCGCGCAAAACTTCAAGAAGGGCGACAAGCTTCAGGGCGCGATCAAGTCGATCACCGACTTCGGCGTGTTCGTTGGTCTACCAGGCGGTATCGATGGTCTGGTTCACCTGTCGGATCTGTCGTGGCACGCTACCGGCGAAGAAGCGGTTCGCAACTTCAAGAAGGGCGACGAAGTCGAAGCCGTGGTTCTGTCGATCGATGTCGACAAGGAACGCATCAGCCTGGGTATCAAGCAACTCGAAGGCGATCCGTTCAACAACTACGTGTCGACCAGCGACAAGGGTGCCATCGTTCGCGGTACCGTCAAGTCGCTTGACGCCAAGGGTGCTGTAATCGGCCTGACCGACGAAGTCGAAGGCTACCTGCGGGCTACCGAAGTGTCGCGTGATCGCGTTGAAGACATCCGCACCGTCCTGAAGGAAGGTGATGAAGTCGAGGCGATGATCATTAACGTTGATCGCAAGAACCGTTCGATCAACCTGTCGATCAAGTCGAAAGACATGGGCGAAGAAAAGTCGGCAATGAGCCAGCTGTCTGCCGATGCATCGGCCGGCACAACCAACCTCGGTGCGCTGTTGAAGGCCAAGCTGTCCGGCTCGCAAGAGTAA
- the cmk gene encoding (d)CMP kinase, which produces MSIVPVITIDGPSASGKGTVAQRVAAELGFGYLDSGALYRLTALAAERRQLNWRDEVVVARLAGELDVVFDGAAVLLDGNNVAEAIRGETVGVGASIVAALPSVRTALLARQHAFAALPGLVADGRDMGSVVFPDARLKVFLTASAAARAERRYKQLIGRGEQADLAAITADLESRDARDRERKVAPLQQWPDALLLDTTDMGIDEAVEQVLMWWKTR; this is translated from the coding sequence ATGAGTATCGTCCCCGTCATCACCATCGACGGCCCCTCCGCGTCGGGTAAAGGTACCGTAGCCCAGCGCGTCGCCGCCGAACTCGGATTTGGGTATCTTGATTCGGGGGCGCTCTATCGCCTGACCGCGCTGGCTGCCGAGCGTCGTCAGCTGAATTGGCGTGACGAGGTGGTGGTGGCTCGACTGGCTGGCGAGCTTGATGTTGTCTTCGATGGCGCGGCTGTTTTGCTTGATGGTAATAATGTCGCCGAGGCGATTCGCGGTGAAACGGTCGGCGTCGGCGCTTCAATCGTGGCCGCGCTGCCGTCGGTGCGTACGGCTTTGCTGGCCAGGCAGCATGCCTTTGCCGCGTTGCCCGGGCTTGTTGCCGATGGCCGCGACATGGGCTCGGTGGTATTTCCCGACGCACGGCTCAAGGTTTTTTTGACCGCATCGGCAGCGGCGCGCGCCGAGCGCCGTTACAAGCAATTGATCGGCCGTGGCGAGCAGGCTGATCTGGCTGCAATCACCGCCGATCTTGAATCCAGGGACGCACGCGACCGGGAGCGCAAGGTCGCTCCGCTGCAGCAGTGGCCGGATGCTTTGTTGCTCGATACGACCGATATGGGGATCGATGAGGCGGTTGAGCAGGTGTTGATGTGGTGGAAAACGCGCTAA
- a CDS encoding aldo/keto reductase codes for MTYVPDANRYDGRMPYRRSGRSGLLLPAVSLGMWHNFGANKPYDNSKAMIHKAFDLGITHFDLANNYGPPAGSAEETFGRVLADGLRTHRDEILVSTKAGWEMWDGPYGDLGSRKYLLASVDQSLKRLGLDYVDVFYSHRPDPDTPLEETMGALDAIVRQGKALYVGISSYSAEQTREASRILKALGTPCLIHQPSYSMFDRWIEGGLTDVLKEEGIGSIAFCPLAQGLLTSRYLGGIPADSRAAAADNSFLTTDNVDARLAQVKALNEIAVERGQSLAQMALAWALQTVTSVIIGASRVEQIVENVGAVSNLEFSADELARIEVILKR; via the coding sequence ATGACTTATGTTCCAGATGCGAATCGTTATGATGGCCGTATGCCTTATCGCCGCAGCGGTCGCAGCGGTTTGTTGTTGCCGGCGGTGTCGCTCGGCATGTGGCACAATTTTGGCGCCAACAAACCCTACGACAACAGCAAGGCAATGATCCACAAGGCTTTTGACCTGGGTATTACCCATTTCGATCTTGCCAACAACTACGGCCCGCCAGCGGGCTCGGCGGAAGAAACCTTCGGTCGCGTGCTTGCCGATGGCCTGCGCACGCATCGCGATGAAATCCTGGTTTCGACCAAGGCCGGCTGGGAGATGTGGGACGGCCCTTATGGCGATCTGGGTAGCCGTAAATACCTGCTCGCCAGTGTTGATCAAAGCCTGAAGCGTCTGGGCCTCGATTACGTCGACGTGTTCTATTCACATCGCCCAGACCCGGATACGCCGCTCGAAGAAACCATGGGGGCGCTCGACGCCATCGTGCGTCAGGGCAAGGCGCTTTATGTCGGGATTTCGTCGTACTCGGCCGAGCAAACCCGAGAGGCGTCGCGCATTCTCAAGGCGCTTGGTACACCCTGCCTGATTCACCAGCCGTCGTACTCGATGTTCGATCGCTGGATCGAAGGCGGGCTGACCGACGTGCTCAAGGAAGAGGGGATCGGCTCGATTGCCTTCTGCCCGCTGGCACAAGGGCTGCTGACCAGCCGCTACCTCGGTGGTATCCCGGCCGATTCGCGTGCCGCCGCCGCTGATAATTCTTTCCTGACCACCGATAACGTCGATGCCAGGCTGGCGCAAGTCAAGGCTTTGAACGAGATCGCCGTCGAGCGCGGCCAGAGCCTGGCGCAGATGGCGCTGGCGTGGGCGCTGCAAACGGTGACCTCGGTGATCATCGGCGCCAGCCGGGTCGAGCAAATCGTCGAGAATGTGGGCGCAGTGTCCAACCTCGAATTCAGCGCCGACGAGCTGGCACGGATTGAAGTCATCCTCAAGCGCTAG
- a CDS encoding prephenate dehydrogenase/arogenate dehydrogenase family protein, which translates to MTPVRKLVLLGTGLIGGSFALALKRARLVEHVVGVGRNQANLARALDLNVIDSASQSAAEAARGADLVLLATPVGQMGALMAEIAPVLADDCIVTDGGSTKQDVAALYREHLGERLAQCVPGHPIAGSELSGAAAAQYGLFEGRRVVLTPLPETAVDAVARIRALWLACGADVFEMSAAEHDGVFAAVSHVPHLLSFAYMNALLDKADVGTCLDFAATGFRDFTRIAGSHPDMWRDISLANSGAVLNDLRANLGALQTLISLIESGDADALTAYIGRASKARTDWGSRGRKP; encoded by the coding sequence ATGACCCCTGTTCGAAAACTGGTTCTGCTGGGTACCGGCCTGATTGGCGGTTCGTTCGCATTGGCGCTCAAGCGTGCCCGGCTGGTCGAGCACGTTGTCGGCGTCGGGCGCAATCAGGCTAATCTGGCGCGCGCGCTCGATCTGAATGTGATCGACAGCGCCAGTCAGAGCGCGGCCGAGGCGGCCAGGGGCGCCGATCTGGTTCTGCTGGCAACGCCGGTGGGGCAGATGGGCGCGCTGATGGCTGAGATCGCGCCGGTGCTGGCCGACGACTGTATCGTGACAGACGGCGGCTCGACCAAGCAGGATGTCGCCGCGCTGTATCGCGAACACCTGGGCGAGCGTTTGGCGCAATGTGTGCCGGGCCATCCGATCGCCGGGTCGGAATTATCCGGTGCTGCGGCCGCGCAGTACGGTTTATTCGAAGGGCGGCGCGTGGTGCTGACGCCGCTGCCGGAGACGGCGGTCGATGCCGTCGCGCGTATCCGAGCCTTGTGGCTGGCGTGTGGTGCCGACGTGTTCGAAATGAGTGCGGCCGAGCACGACGGTGTTTTCGCCGCCGTGAGCCATGTGCCGCACCTGCTGTCGTTCGCCTATATGAACGCCTTGCTGGATAAGGCCGATGTCGGTACATGCCTGGATTTTGCCGCAACCGGTTTCCGTGATTTCACCCGCATTGCCGGCTCGCACCCCGATATGTGGCGCGATATTTCGCTCGCCAACAGCGGGGCGGTGCTGAACGATTTGCGCGCCAATCTTGGCGCGCTGCAAACATTGATTTCCTTGATCGAATCGGGCGATGCCGATGCGCTGACGGCTTATATTGGTCGCGCAAGCAAGGCCCGAACCGACTGGGGTAGTCGCGGCCGTAAACCCTGA
- a CDS encoding META and DUF4377 domain-containing protein, whose protein sequence is MHKSLLRNCLMVGALALSVTSGAQARSMLDGDYRVERLVQDGGVQRFGDDTKLSVKIDGARISGFSGCNRFMGQIQYGPSPLKIGPLASTMMACIQNETATYENSMLKVLGDAKSFSLANGKLVFSNDAGNLISLVRAEAAPVERVLEISAERKTCSGVGKMECLQVREPGQGDWQLMYSGIEGFQPQAGVGYVVKVREERVENPPADAPDRRLILIETLETRR, encoded by the coding sequence ATGCATAAATCACTGCTTCGCAACTGTTTGATGGTTGGCGCACTGGCGCTATCGGTGACGAGCGGCGCGCAGGCGCGGTCGATGCTGGATGGCGACTACCGGGTTGAGCGGCTGGTTCAGGACGGCGGCGTGCAGCGCTTTGGTGACGATACCAAGTTGTCGGTGAAAATCGACGGCGCCCGTATCAGCGGCTTTTCCGGCTGCAACCGGTTTATGGGGCAAATCCAGTACGGCCCGAGCCCGCTGAAGATCGGCCCCTTGGCGTCGACGATGATGGCGTGCATCCAGAACGAAACGGCAACGTATGAAAACTCGATGCTCAAGGTGCTCGGTGATGCCAAATCCTTCTCGCTGGCCAATGGCAAGCTGGTGTTCAGCAATGACGCCGGCAATCTGATCTCGCTGGTTCGCGCCGAAGCGGCCCCGGTCGAGCGCGTGCTGGAGATCTCGGCGGAACGCAAGACGTGTTCCGGGGTTGGCAAAATGGAGTGCCTGCAAGTGCGCGAGCCGGGGCAGGGTGACTGGCAGCTGATGTACTCCGGTATCGAAGGCTTCCAGCCGCAGGCGGGCGTGGGTTATGTGGTCAAGGTGCGCGAAGAGCGCGTTGAAAATCCACCTGCCGATGCGCCGGATCGCCGCCTGATCCTGATCGAAACGCTGGAAACCCGCCGCTAA
- the aroF gene encoding 3-deoxy-7-phosphoheptulonate synthase — protein sequence MIIVMQHQASDAEVSAVVEEIRKAGLQEHVSRGSDLVIIGAIGDEDKLNPGHFEIMPGVERVNRVTKQYKIVSRDSHPQGSVIKVRGIPIGGPQIQVIAGPCSIETQDQMNIAADAVAAAGCRMMRGGAFKPRTSPYAFQGLGIEGLEYFQHAAERHKLPIVTELMDVRMLDTFMEYDVDVIQIGARNMQNFDLLKEVGRVNKPIILKRGLSATVNEWLMSAEYIAAGGNHNIIFCERGIRTFETAYRNVLDVTAIPVLKRETHLPVIVDPSHAGGKAWMVPALAQAAVAAGADGLLIEMHPNPCDAWCDADQALTPDELKTLMATLGAIAHAIGRTI from the coding sequence ATGATCATTGTGATGCAGCATCAAGCAAGCGACGCTGAAGTCAGCGCGGTCGTTGAAGAGATTCGCAAGGCCGGCTTGCAGGAGCACGTTTCCCGTGGCTCGGACTTGGTGATCATCGGCGCGATTGGCGACGAGGATAAGCTCAATCCGGGCCACTTCGAGATCATGCCCGGCGTCGAGCGGGTCAACCGCGTGACCAAGCAGTACAAGATCGTCTCGCGTGATTCGCATCCGCAAGGCTCGGTGATCAAGGTTCGCGGCATTCCGATCGGCGGCCCGCAGATCCAGGTGATCGCCGGCCCGTGCTCGATCGAGACGCAGGATCAAATGAACATCGCCGCCGATGCGGTTGCCGCCGCCGGTTGCCGGATGATGCGCGGTGGCGCGTTCAAGCCGCGCACCAGCCCCTATGCATTCCAGGGCTTGGGCATCGAGGGTCTGGAGTATTTCCAGCATGCGGCCGAGCGGCACAAGCTGCCGATCGTGACCGAGCTGATGGACGTGCGCATGCTCGATACCTTCATGGAGTATGACGTCGACGTCATCCAGATCGGTGCGCGCAATATGCAGAACTTCGATCTGCTCAAGGAAGTCGGCCGGGTCAACAAGCCGATCATTCTCAAGCGCGGCCTGTCGGCGACCGTGAACGAATGGCTGATGTCCGCCGAGTACATCGCAGCCGGCGGCAACCACAACATCATTTTCTGCGAGCGCGGTATCCGCACCTTTGAAACCGCCTACCGCAATGTGCTCGATGTGACGGCGATCCCGGTGCTCAAGCGCGAAACGCACCTGCCGGTGATTGTCGATCCGAGCCATGCCGGCGGCAAGGCGTGGATGGTGCCCGCGCTGGCGCAAGCGGCCGTCGCGGCTGGCGCCGATGGTCTGCTGATCGAAATGCACCCGAATCCGTGCGATGCATGGTGCGATGCCGATCAGGCATTGACCCCGGATGAACTCAAGACGCTGATGGCAACGCTGGGTGCGATTGCCCATGCCATCGGCCGGACGATTTGA
- a CDS encoding MFS transporter, translated as MKAESPVGGVAVIGGFYFCYFAFNGLFSPYWGLYLAALALPAWQIGILTSLTQVNRIYAPAIWGWLADRSGRRRAILRLAGAAGLAGFLSLLVVDTFWPMFLAVLFASFFWSAALPLVESLAIAKLSGDSGRYARLRVWGSIGFIVASLGAGYWIEASGVGVFPLAVVGTMAALAVYCWRLPEAPVSTAAVVASAGFGDILRRREVQVFLAGCFLMSLAHGPYYSFYSIHLAEHGLGQSSIGWLWTIGVLAEVALFLAMPQLNARFSPKALFVADFAIALGRFLIIAYGAASLPLLVVAQLGHAFTFACHHAVAMGYLHRHFAGAHSAKGQALYIAASFGIGGSLGGVIAGFLWADLSGVGVFSLAALVAALGGVLCWFGLPGARDQIAVR; from the coding sequence GTGAAGGCTGAATCGCCGGTTGGTGGCGTTGCCGTCATCGGGGGTTTCTACTTCTGTTACTTCGCCTTCAATGGCTTGTTTTCACCGTACTGGGGGCTCTATCTTGCCGCGCTGGCTTTGCCAGCGTGGCAGATCGGTATTCTCACCTCGCTAACCCAGGTCAACCGCATCTACGCGCCGGCAATCTGGGGTTGGCTGGCCGATCGCAGCGGCCGTCGCCGCGCCATCCTCAGGCTCGCGGGCGCGGCCGGCCTGGCCGGATTCCTGTCGCTGCTGGTCGTCGACACTTTCTGGCCGATGTTTCTGGCGGTGCTGTTTGCCAGTTTCTTCTGGAGCGCGGCCTTGCCGCTGGTCGAGTCGCTGGCGATCGCCAAACTCTCCGGTGACAGTGGTCGCTACGCGCGTTTGCGGGTATGGGGCTCGATCGGTTTTATCGTTGCTTCGCTGGGCGCCGGCTACTGGATAGAGGCAAGCGGCGTTGGCGTATTTCCGCTGGCGGTCGTCGGCACCATGGCCGCGCTGGCTGTGTATTGCTGGCGCTTGCCCGAGGCGCCAGTGAGCACGGCCGCCGTCGTGGCTTCGGCGGGCTTTGGCGACATCCTCCGGCGACGGGAAGTGCAGGTGTTCCTGGCCGGCTGCTTCCTGATGTCGCTCGCGCATGGGCCGTACTACAGTTTCTACTCGATCCACCTCGCCGAGCACGGCCTGGGGCAGAGCAGCATCGGCTGGTTGTGGACCATCGGCGTGCTTGCCGAGGTTGCGCTGTTTTTGGCGATGCCGCAGCTGAACGCGCGCTTTTCGCCAAAGGCGCTGTTTGTCGCCGATTTCGCGATTGCACTTGGACGCTTCCTGATCATCGCCTACGGTGCCGCCAGCCTGCCCTTGCTGGTCGTGGCGCAGCTGGGGCATGCATTCACCTTTGCATGCCATCATGCGGTGGCGATGGGCTATTTGCATCGCCATTTCGCCGGCGCACACTCGGCCAAGGGGCAGGCCTTGTACATCGCCGCGTCGTTCGGCATCGGTGGCAGCCTTGGCGGTGTGATCGCCGGCTTTCTGTGGGCGGATTTGTCGGGCGTTGGCGTATTCAGCCTTGCCGCGCTGGTCGCGGCCCTTGGCGGCGTGCTCTGCTGGTTTGGCTTGCCCGGTGCAAGAGACCAGATAGCCGTCCGGTAA
- the pgsA gene encoding CDP-diacylglycerol--glycerol-3-phosphate 3-phosphatidyltransferase: MPLNLPILLTWLRVALIPVFVGLFYLPDVLVSLPMKNMIGASIFAFAALTDWFDGYLARRWNQTSSFGAFLDPVADKLMVAAALILLVEIGRAPAWLAVIIIGREITISALREWMAQLGKTKSVAVAYIGKLKTAAQMLAVLFLLWYGPLLPGVSTELIGILALYIAGVLTIVSMFYYLRVAAQQFREG, translated from the coding sequence ATGCCCCTGAATCTGCCCATTCTGCTTACCTGGTTGCGCGTCGCGCTGATTCCGGTCTTTGTCGGTCTGTTTTACCTGCCCGATGTGTTGGTGAGCCTGCCGATGAAAAACATGATTGGCGCCAGTATTTTCGCCTTTGCCGCGCTGACCGACTGGTTCGACGGCTATCTGGCGCGGCGCTGGAATCAGACATCCAGTTTTGGTGCTTTTCTTGATCCGGTGGCCGACAAGCTGATGGTCGCCGCAGCGCTGATCCTGCTGGTCGAGATCGGTCGCGCGCCGGCGTGGCTGGCGGTGATCATCATCGGTCGCGAGATCACCATTTCGGCGCTGCGCGAATGGATGGCGCAACTGGGCAAGACCAAGAGCGTGGCTGTGGCCTACATCGGCAAGCTCAAGACTGCGGCGCAAATGCTGGCGGTTCTGTTCTTGCTCTGGTACGGGCCGCTGCTGCCGGGTGTTTCGACCGAGCTGATCGGCATATTGGCGCTATATATCGCCGGCGTGCTGACCATCGTGTCGATGTTCTACTACCTGCGCGTGGCGGCTCAACAGTTCCGTGAAGGCTGA
- a CDS encoding DUF4442 domain-containing protein, which produces MNARTLRLLINWWPPFLLTGIHATRITPDFHEVDVELRLRWYNRNYVGTHFGGSLFAMTDAWYMLMLMHTLGGDYYVWDQSASIDFLAPGRGIVTARFRLDAATLDDIRAHTADGDKYLPQFCVDIIDSQGEVIARVNKTLYVRKKPKARDAPP; this is translated from the coding sequence ATGAACGCCCGTACGCTTCGCCTGCTGATCAACTGGTGGCCGCCGTTTTTGCTCACCGGCATCCACGCCACCCGCATCACCCCGGATTTCCACGAAGTCGATGTCGAACTGCGATTGCGCTGGTACAACCGCAATTATGTCGGCACCCATTTCGGCGGCAGCCTGTTCGCCATGACCGACGCCTGGTACATGTTGATGTTGATGCACACGCTTGGCGGCGATTATTACGTCTGGGATCAGAGCGCTAGCATCGATTTTCTCGCCCCCGGCCGTGGCATCGTCACCGCGCGCTTTCGCCTTGATGCCGCAACGCTCGACGACATCCGCGCCCACACAGCGGACGGCGACAAATACTTGCCGCAGTTTTGCGTCGACATCATCGATAGCCAAGGAGAAGTCATCGCCCGGGTCAACAAAACACTCTATGTGCGCAAGAAGCCCAAGGCGCGTGATGCGCCACCCTAG
- a CDS encoding DUF1415 domain-containing protein, with product MTQENVIAATRDWLEKAVIGLNLCPFAKAVYVKEQVRYVVSEARHLDGFLDELDRELVLLAAADPEKIDTTLLIQPTLLGDFLDFNEVVGIAEEAIEEHGLEGVLQIASFHPQFQFEGTGADDIGNYTNRSPYPTLHLLREASIARAAASFPDASVIFERNIETLEKLGHAGWDALQIGGRAPTQE from the coding sequence ATGACCCAGGAAAACGTGATCGCGGCCACCCGCGACTGGCTGGAAAAGGCCGTGATCGGGCTGAATCTGTGCCCGTTCGCCAAGGCGGTTTATGTGAAGGAGCAGGTACGTTATGTGGTCAGTGAGGCGAGGCACCTTGATGGTTTCCTCGACGAGCTCGACCGTGAGCTGGTACTGCTTGCCGCCGCCGATCCGGAAAAAATCGACACGACCTTGCTGATCCAGCCGACGCTGCTGGGCGATTTTCTCGATTTCAATGAGGTGGTCGGTATTGCCGAAGAAGCAATCGAGGAGCACGGCCTCGAAGGCGTGCTCCAGATCGCCAGCTTCCACCCGCAGTTCCAGTTCGAAGGCACCGGGGCCGACGATATCGGCAACTACACCAATCGCTCGCCCTACCCGACCCTGCATTTACTGCGCGAAGCCAGTATCGCCCGTGCCGCAGCCAGCTTTCCGGATGCATCGGTGATCTTCGAGCGCAACATCGAAACGCTCGAGAAACTGGGCCATGCCGGCTGGGATGCACTGCAGATCGGCGGGCGGGCTCCCACACAGGAATAA
- a CDS encoding GNAT family N-acetyltransferase — protein sequence MENKPMHFRETRVDDLPELFALRAQTRENALSIEELAGYGITPESSAETLRAGSVKGWLCEVDGRIVGFASGDRDSGEMLVLAVLPDHEGCGIGQALLQHVVGWLQSLGHARIWLVANPDPAVRAHGFYRHCGWHATGEIINGEEVMEYRG from the coding sequence ATGGAGAATAAACCGATGCACTTTCGGGAAACCCGCGTTGACGACCTACCCGAACTGTTTGCGCTGCGGGCGCAAACGCGCGAGAACGCCCTCAGCATCGAGGAACTGGCCGGCTACGGCATCACCCCCGAATCCAGCGCCGAAACCTTGCGCGCCGGCAGCGTGAAAGGCTGGCTGTGCGAGGTCGATGGCCGCATCGTCGGCTTTGCCAGTGGCGACCGGGATAGCGGCGAGATGCTGGTGCTTGCGGTGCTACCCGATCATGAAGGGTGCGGCATCGGGCAAGCGCTATTGCAGCACGTCGTCGGCTGGCTGCAGTCGCTCGGCCACGCCCGGATCTGGCTGGTCGCCAACCCCGACCCGGCGGTGCGCGCGCACGGCTTTTATCGCCATTGCGGCTGGCACGCCACCGGCGAAATCATCAATGGCGAAGAAGTCATGGAATACCGCGGCTAA